The genomic interval GCGAGATAGATCGCCACACCTGCCATGTCCTCGTCGGTTCCGATGCGCCGCGCCGGAATGCGCTTTGCGACGTCGTCCGCGTGGTCGCGCGCGGCCCGGTTCATGTCGGACTTGAACGCGCCGGGCGCAATCGCTGTGACGTTGATGTTGTCTTTGATCAGCTTCGTCGCCATGCGGCGCGTCAGATGGATCACGGCGGCCTTGCTGGCGGCGTAGGAATAGGTTTCGCTCGGATTGACGAAGATGCCGTCAACCGAGGCGATGTTGATGACTTTTGCGGGCCGCTCACGCGACGCCGCCGCGCGCAGCGGTTTCGCCAGCGCCTTGGTCAGGAAGAACAGCGATTTGACGTTGAGGTCCATCACCTTGTCCCAGCCGCTTTCGGGGAATTCGTCGAACTCCGCGCCCCAGGCCGCCCCCGCATTGTTGACGAGGATGTCGAGCTTCGGCTCCAGCTTGATGATCTCGGAGGCGAGCTTGTTGCAGCCTTCGACGGTCGAGATGTCGATCGGGAGCGCAATGCACTCGCCGTCATATTGTGCGGAAAGCTCGTTCGCCGTGGCCTCGCACGGCCCGGCCTTGCGCGCGGTGATGTAGACCTTCGCCGCGCCTTGCGCGAGAAAACCCGCCGCGATCATCTTGCCGATGCCACGCGATCCGCCGGTCACCAGCGCAATCCGGCCCTTGAGTGAGAACAAATCAGTGAACATGACACCTCCGTTGGTTGCCGCTCGTTGTGAGCGCGGCGGGGAGGTGAGTCAATTGCATCGTCGCTGAGCAGGTGAGGACGACAGCGGAGAGTGACGCTTACGCCGCCGCGATCCGGCGAAAACCGTTCCACATCGCGGTGGCGGCGCCGGAGGTCAACACCGGCAGGATGCGGGCGTCCTGATAATTGCCGTTGAGCGAGACGCGCGGCAAAGCGGTCGGATGGTCGGCATTCTCGGCGAACAGCATGCCGGGCCGCGTGGTCACCGCGGTCTTGAAGCCAGAGGTGGCGGCCAGTGTGAACTCGCGCTCGCCGGCGGCGTCGCGATCGCCATAGGGATAGGCGAAGTGCTGCACGGGGCGTCCGAGCGCGGCCTCGATCCGCACCTTGCTCACGGCCATTTCCTGCGCTGCGATCTCCTCGCGCTGCCTGGCGAGATTGCAATGGGTGATGGTGTGCGCGCCGATCGTGAGCAGCGGTTCGTCAACGAGCGCCTTCAACTCGTCCCAGGACAGGCACAGCTCGCGGCACAGTGCGGGCATATCGACGCCGTAGCGGGCGCAGAGCGCGCCGATCTCGCGCTGCAGATCGTGCTCGCCCGGCAGCGCCCGCAGCCAGTCGTGCAGGCGATCATATGCCGCCTGCTTGGCCTGCGCGGTCGACGCGTCGAGACGGAGCGCGGCATTGCCGATCTGCACCTCGACGAGATCGGTCTTGGCGATGACGGCCTCGAGCGCGATCCACCACAGGCGTCCCACGCCTTCCGCAAAGTCGCTCGCGACAT from Bradyrhizobium arachidis carries:
- a CDS encoding SDR family oxidoreductase, which codes for MFTDLFSLKGRIALVTGGSRGIGKMIAAGFLAQGAAKVYITARKAGPCEATANELSAQYDGECIALPIDISTVEGCNKLASEIIKLEPKLDILVNNAGAAWGAEFDEFPESGWDKVMDLNVKSLFFLTKALAKPLRAAASRERPAKVINIASVDGIFVNPSETYSYAASKAAVIHLTRRMATKLIKDNINVTAIAPGAFKSDMNRAARDHADDVAKRIPARRIGTDEDMAGVAIYLASRAGDYVVGNTIAVDGGVVYANAGLEIAG
- a CDS encoding polysaccharide deacetylase family protein, yielding MKYLRNNVIRVGLEALYFSGAHHLLRPLLSGVGAIFMLHQVRPPREAEFQPNRHLEVAPDFLRATLDHLRSRDIDIISMDEVHERLVQGKFARRFAAFTLDDGYRDNRDFALPVLRKFDAPCTIYVASDFAEGVGRLWWIALEAVIAKTDLVEVQIGNAALRLDASTAQAKQAAYDRLHDWLRALPGEHDLQREIGALCARYGVDMPALCRELCLSWDELKALVDEPLLTIGAHTITHCNLARQREEIAAQEMAVSKVRIEAALGRPVQHFAYPYGDRDAAGEREFTLAATSGFKTAVTTRPGMLFAENADHPTALPRVSLNGNYQDARILPVLTSGAATAMWNGFRRIAAA